The Daucus carota subsp. sativus chromosome 9, DH1 v3.0, whole genome shotgun sequence genome window below encodes:
- the LOC108200260 gene encoding cyclin-dependent kinase inhibitor 4 has product MGKYLRKSNTKCEAPQHNSPLGVRTRAKTLALQTPSDYLQLRSRRLRKIVIGADLKRPRRQNPNFRARLGDGSVNFGSGCVEESEKAGQNKVEGGIEGSFGENMVDFDGRERGTRETTPCSLIRVPDTVGTPSSTTKSVNMTDGNRTTPQSLAGRDIPMANDMDTFFSSAEKQQQKEFVEKYNYDPVNDKPLPGRYEWVKVDP; this is encoded by the exons ATGGGCAAGTATTTGAGAAAATCGAACACAAAATGCGAAGCACCACAGCACAATTCCCCTCTTGGAGTGCGCACTCGGGCCAAAACCCTAGCTTTACAAACCCCATCTGATTATCTTCAGCTAAGGAGCCGCCGCCTTCGGAAAATTGTAATTGGGGCTGATTTGAAGAGACCCAGAAGGCAAAACCCCAATTTTCGGGCAAGATTGGGAGATGGGTCGGTcaatttcgggtcgggttgtgTGGAGGAGAGCGAGAAAGCGGGCCAAAATAAAGTGGAGGGTGGAATTGAGGGCTCTTTTGGGGAAAATATGGTGGATTTTGATGGCAGAGAAAG GGGTACAAGGGAGACCACTCCATGCAGTTTGATACGGGTTCCTGACACTGTAGGAACCCCTAGTTCTACTACTAAATCTGTGAACATGACTGACGGCAATCGGACAACACCACAAAGTTTAGCTGGAAGAGACATACCAATGGCAAATGACATGGACACATTTTTCTCCAGTGCTGAAAAGCAGCAGCAAAAGGAATTTGTAGAGAA GTACAACTATGATCCTGTGAACGATAAGCCTCTTCCCGGACGTTATGAATGGGTTAAAGTGGACCCGTAA
- the LOC108202967 gene encoding protein PHR1-LIKE 3, with the protein MYSAIHSLSEMDGDGEFHGSLDGSNVVVGGDPRLVLTTDPKPRLRWTSELHDRFVDAVSQLGGPDKATPKTILRTMGVKGLTLYHLKSHLQKYRLGKQSCKELAENSKDASCIAESHDTDLSTSASSRIAAQNLNDGYHVTEALRVQMEVQKRLHEQLEVQHRLQLRIEAQGKYLQSILEKACKALNDQTLASVGLEAAREELSELAIKVANDCQQVMTVSSLSDVAATLERKNLTNMHARIGDCSVDSCLTTNESPVSPIGVRLQAGALKKRPRPRPISSDADLSPLQSSLPQMEWMMSDIS; encoded by the exons ATGTACTCTGCTATTCATTCACTCTCTGAAATGGATGGGGATGGAGAGTTTCATGGGTCATTAGATGGGTCCAATGTAGTTGTTGGTGGAGACCCACGCCTGGTGTTGACCACGGATCCTAAGCCAAGACTCAGATGGACTTCGGAGCTCCATGATAGATTTGTTGATGCTGTTTCTCAACTTGGTGGCCCTGATA AAGCAACGCCGAAGACCATTTTGAGAACAATGGGGGTCAAAGGCCTCACCCTTTATCATTTAAAGTCGCATCTTCAG AAATACCGGTTGGGAAAGCAATCATGCAAGGAGTTAGCCGAGAATTCTAAAGATG CATCATGTATCGCAGAGAGCCACGACACAGATTTATCCACATCAGCATCGTCAAGAATAGCGGCACAAAATCTGAATGA TGGCTACCATGTTACCGAGGCTTTGCGAGTTCAAATGGAAGTTCAGAAACGGCTGCATGAGCAGCTTGAG GTGCAGCACAGACTTCAGCTACGAATCGAAGCACAAGGGAAATACTTGCAGTCAATTCTTGAGAAAGCTTGCAAGGCCCTCAACGACCAGACTCTGGCCTCTGTGGGGCTTGAAGCTGCCAGGGAAGAGCTTTCTGAACTGGCTATCAAGGTTGCAAATGATTGTCAGCAAGTGATGACAGTTTCTTCACTGTCTGACGTGGCTGCAACTCTAGAAAGAAAAAATTTGACCAATATGCATGCTAGAATTGGTGACTGCTCTGTTGACAGCTGCTTGACAACAAATGAAAGTCCAGTTTCTCCAATTGGCGTGAGATTGCAGGCTGGTGCACTGAAAAAGAGGCCGAGGCCGAGGCCAATTTCAAGTGATGCTGATTTGTCTCCTTTACAGAGCAGTCTGCCACAAATGGAGTGGATGATGAGTGATATAAGCTAA
- the LOC108202966 gene encoding 1-aminocyclopropane-1-carboxylate oxidase homolog 1: MLSNISKSYDRGSELKAFDDTKAGVKGLVDAGIAKIPRIFVEPATDDTGILPVSEGTPKVHAPVIDLTGIHDDPVRRKEIIQEVGDASEKWGFFQVVNHGIPLDVLEDMLTGVRNFHEQDFDEKKMWYTRKPISWRKLVYNCNFNLYRSSTTNWRDTFNVPVAPSLPKPEELPEICRDILLQFIKEVQKLGCSVLELLSEALGLPKERLIELGCGEGLNILGHYYPGCPEPELTLGTSRHSDPTFITVLLQDLTGGLQFVHNNQWFDVPPCPGALLVNIGDLLQLITNDRFISAEHRVIAKHVGPRISVACIFYTGLNPTLKRYQPIQELLSDDNPPKYGKTTVKDYLLCCQMNNIFGKDALSYFKI, encoded by the exons ATGTTGTCTAACATATCCAAAAGTTATGACAGGGGAAGTGAATTGAAGGCGTTTGATGACACGAAAGCCGGAGTCAAAGGCCTTGTTGATGCTGGAATCGCCAAGATCCCTCGTATTTTTGTAGAACCAGCAACAGATGATACAGGTATCTTGCCGGTTTCAGAAGGTACTCCCAAAGTCCATGCACCAGTCATAGATCTTACTGGCATTCATGATGATCCAGTCCGTCGTAAAGAGATCATTCAAGAAGTTGGAGATGCATCTGAGAAATGGGGTTTTTTCCAGGTGGTGAATCATGGGATTCCACTTGATGTCTTGGAGGACATGCTGACAGGGGTCCGAAACTTTCATGAGCAAGATTTTGATGAGAAGAAAATGTGGTACACACGCAAGCCTATTTCATGGCGAAAGCTCGTTTACAACTGTAACTTCAATCTCTACAGATCTTCTACAACAAACTGGAGAGATACCTTTAATGTTCCGGTGGCTCCTTCTCTTCCAAAACCCGAGGAATTGCCTGAAATTTGCAG AGATATCCTGTTGCAGTTCATAAAGGAAGTGCAGAAGTTGGGTTGCTCAGTTCTTGAATTGTTGTCAGAGGCTCTTGGGCTACCTAAAGAGCGGCTTATTGAGCTTGGTTGCGGTGAGGGCTTAAACATACTTGGCCACTATTATCCGGGGTGTCCTGAGCCAGAGCTGACACTGGGAACATCCAGGCATTCTGATCCTACCTTCATCACAGTGCTTTTGCAAGACCTCACCGGAGGCCTTCAATTTGTTCACAACAATCAGTGGTTTGATGTTCCTCCTTGTCCCGGAGCTTTGCTGGTCAACATTGGAGATCTTTTACAG CTTATAACAAATGACAGGTTCATAAGTGCAGAGCACAGAGTGATTGCGAAGCACGTGGGTCCCAGAATATCAGTAGCATGCATATTTTACACAGGTCTGAACCCTACCTTGAAGAGGTATCAACCTATTCAAGAGTTGTTGTCAGATGATAATCCTCCCAAATATGGAAAAACAACTGTGAAAGATTATCTCCTCTGCTGCCAGATGAATAACATCTTTGGGAAAGATGCTCTCTCTTATTTCAAGATTTAG
- the LOC108202252 gene encoding cytochrome P450 71D6, protein MFLLLQYFFLSLLLVILFLVFTVLKQLGRSKLRGPILTLPPGPWKLPVIGSLHHLIGWSNLLHKTFADLALKYGMPIMHLQLGKLSFVIISSPEIAEEVLRTKEVNFAQRFQLIDAESQPYPDCSLIFAPYNDYYKHIKRISVTDLFSSTRVKSFKSLREEEVGNLVEGIQDQESSMPFNISESFSLLISNIVTRSVLGHRSDYLEEFKSCLRDVISSTKSFGPDDLFPFLKFLSFVSGRKRTMKKVFKRMDSVLSAIIDEHETRTTALDTICDDKAKDEDLLDVLLAIQGSDQATLTHDHIKNLILDIFAAGSMAVQSILEWAMAEMLRNPRIMEKAQAEVRNAVLGKVKFVEEDIQNLPYLNSIIKETMRLHISTPLLPRESRKTCEINGFLIPAETKIIVNIWAMFRDPKYWSHPECFEPERFMISSTTGMEYIPFGAGRRKCPGGDFGEKIIQLALAKLLCHFNWKLPQGVKPEELDMNEVSDLTARRKKDLYVVAVHV, encoded by the exons ATGTTTCTTTTACTGCAATATTTCTTCCTATCACTGCTCCTTGTCATCTTGTTTCTGGTTTTCACCGTTTTGAAACAATTGGGGAGATCAAAACTCCGCGGCCCTATTCTGACACTTCCACCAGGACCATGGAAGTTGCCTGTTATCGGCAGTCTGCATCACCTGATAGGCTGGTCCAACCTTTTGCATAAAACATTCGCGGACCTGGCCTTGAAATATGGAATGCCCATCATGCATCTTCAACTTGGTAAGCTATCTTTCGTGATCATCTCATCACCAGAAATAGCAGAAGAGGTTCTGAGGACTAAGGAAGTCAATTTCGCCCAACGCTTTCAGCTTATTGATGCAGAAAGTCAGCCTTATCCTGATTGCAGTTTGATATTTGCTCCATACAATGATTACTACAAGCACATTAAGAGAATTTCAGTGACGGATCTTTTCAGCAGCACGCGTGTTAAGTCATTTAAATCCCTGAGAGAAGAGGAGGTAGGGAATCTTGTGGAGGGCATACAAGATCAAGAATCCTCCATGCCCTTTAATATCAGTGAGAGCTTTTCTTTGTTAATAAGCAACATTGTAACTAGATCAGTCCTTGGTCACAGGTCTGATTATCTAGAGGAATTCAAGTCATGCCTTAGGGATGTAATTAGTTCTACTAAAAGTTTCGGTCCAGATGATTTATTCCCATTTCTCAAATTTCTTAGTTTTGTTAGTGGGAGAAAACGTACGATGAAGAAAGTCTTTAAACGAATGGACAGTGTTCTCAGTGCTATTATTGATGAGCACGAAACAAGAACGACAGCCTTAGACACTATCTGCGACGACAAGGCAAAAGATGAAGATTTACTTGATGTGCTCCTTGCTATTCAGGGGAGTGATCAGGCTACACTCACACATGACCACATCAAAAATCTCATTCTG GATATATTTGCAGCAGGGAGTATGGCTGTTCAATCAATCTTGGAATGGGCCATGGCGGAAATGCTGAGAAATCCAAGAATCATGGAGAAGGCACAAGCTGAAGTCCGAAATGCAGTTCTTGGAAAGGTGAAATTTGTGGAAGAGGATATACAGAACCTTCCTTACTTGAACTCAATTATCAAAGAAACCATGAGATTGCACATTTCTACGCCATTACTACCAAGGGAATCGCGAAAAACCTGTGAAATTAATGGATTTCTTATACCAGCAGAAACAAAGATCATAGTCAACATATGGGCTATGTTCAGAGATCCTAAATACTGGAGCCACCCTGAATGCTTTGAACCCGAAAGGTTTATGATATCTTCTACGACTGGCATGGAATATATCCCTTTCGGAGCTGGTAGAAGAAAATGTCCTGGAGGAGATTTTggtgaaaaaattattcagctTGCACTGGCTAAATTGTTGTGTCATTTCAACTGGAAACTTCCCCAGGGTGTTAAACCTGAAGAACTCGACATGAATGAGGTCTCTGATTTAACTGCAAGAAGAAAGAAGGATTTATATGTTGTCGCGGTCCATGTTTGA
- the LOC108201661 gene encoding desmethyl-deoxy-podophyllotoxin synthase, with translation MSISLQNFSLPLLWMIIILFLTVVVTKWMSSKSCGTSLRMPPGPWKLPVIGNLHQLIGVSMYHHKFTSLAKRHGPIVHLQIGELCVVLISSPELAEHVLRTNELNFAQRPQLLDQDLIPYQGSSLIFSPYNEYWKHIRRITMSDLLGVKRMQTFSFVREAEVGSLVETIYRVAADGSVNLSDQFYTLSNNIITRSVLGNKSFHQEEFRNALNEMTRLTGKVGLHDLFPSCKFLHFVTWKRVALRRVFRRLDKVLDAIIDEHKAVDHSRSKEKDLLDLLLNVYGKDVTSSGLTIDNIKNYVLDVFAGGSKPTRAILEWAMSELLRNPRIMEKAQAEVRSSVQGKSEVDKVDLQSLPYLNSVIKETFRLHMPGPLIPREAREDCKISGYDIPKKARIFVNQWAMSRDPKYWNDAESFEPERFLMSSTNNNIHGMEYIPFGAGRRICPGQNFALAFIRLALFQLLFHFDWKLPNGLDPLELDMSESYDITTRRKTDLYAVAIPLHGTVMPDSNTSCI, from the exons ATGTCCATTTCCCTACAGAATTTCTCTCTGCCTCTTCTGTGGATGATCATAATCTTATTTCTCACTGTTGTTGTAACAAAATGGATGAGCTCAAAGTCATGTGGAACATCTCTGAGGATGCCGCCTGGGCCATGGAAGCTTCCTGTTATAGGAAACTTGCACCAGCTAATAGGAGTCTCAATGTACCATCACAAATTCACAAGTTTAGCCAAAAGACATGGACCTATTGTGCACCTACAAATTGGTGAACTATGTGTTGTTCTGATCTCATCTCCTGAGCTGGCAGAACATGTTCTGAGGACAAATGAACTCAACTTCGCGCAAAGGCCTCAACTTCTTGATCAAGACCTTATTCCATATCAAGGTTCGAGCCTGATTTTCTCTCCTTACAATGAATATTGGAAGCACATTCGCAGAATTACCATGTCTGATCTCTTAGGCGTGAAGCGCATGCAGACATTTAGTTTTGTAAGAGAAGCAGAGGTGGGGAGCCTTGTTGAAACTATTTATAGAGTTGCTGCAGATGGATCAGTTAATCTGAGTGACCAATTTTATACGTTGTCAAACAACATCATTACTAGATCAGTTCTTGGTAACAAGTCTTTTCACCAAGAGGAGTTTAGGAACGCGCTTAATGAGATGACTAGGCTGACGGGTAAAGTTGGGCTTCATGATTTGTTTCCTTCGTGTAAGTTTCTGCATTTTGTTACTTGGAAAAGGGTAGCACTTAGGAGAGTCTTTAGAAGACTTGACAAAGTTCTTGATGCCATTATTGATGAACACAAGGCAGTGGACCATTCGCGATCAAAGGAGAAAGATCTACTTGATTTGCTGCTAAATGTTTATGGTAAAGATGTAACTTCATCTGGGCTAACAATTGACAACATCAAAAATTACGTTTTG GATGTTTTTGCTGGAGGAAGTAAGCCAACAAGAGCAATCCTAGAATGGGCAATGTCGGAACTTTTAAGGAATCCAAGAATCATGGAAAAGGCACAAGCTGAAGTAAGAAGTAGTGTTCAAGGGAAGAGTGAAGTGGACAAGGTAGACTTACAAAGTCTTCCTTATTTGAACTCAGTTATCAAGGAAACATTTCGACTACACATGCCAGGGCCTTTAATACCCAGAGAGGCGAGGGAAGATTGCAAAATTAGTGGCTATGATATACCAAAGAAGGCCCGGATCTTTGTTAATCAATGGGCAATGAGCAGAGACCCTAAGTACTGGAACGATGCTGAGAGCTTCGAGCCAGAAAGATTTTTAATGTCTTCTACTAATAACAACATTCATGGCATGGAGTATATTCCTTTTGGAGCAGGCAGAAGAATTTGTCCAGGCCAAAATTTTGCTTTGGCATTCATTAGGCTTGCACTTTTTCAGCTATTGTTTCACTTTGACTGGAAACTTCCTAATGGCCTTGATCCTCTGGAACTCGACATGAGTGAGTCTTATGACATCACAACGAGAAGAAAGACGGATTTGTATGCTGTTGCAATTCCACTACATGGTACAGTTATGCCAGATAGCAATACATCTTGCATTTAA
- the LOC108200205 gene encoding receptor like protein kinase S.2, producing MQLNNLCFILPADSIDQKDETLHEVKQRDHYAQILKALRKSIYRFFVVKWASFCGPRKQPSPSLFHDMEGVQILDKVGANNPRTFSFAELYIGTKGFSPDEVLGSGGFGRVYKAVLPSDNSVVAVKCLMQRGERFEKTFAAELVAVAHLRHRNLVSLRGWCVHDDQLLLVYEYMPNRSLDRVLFKRQESVATPVILGWNRRVNIIGGLATALFYLHEQLETQIIHRDVKTSNVMLDSNFNARLGDFGLARWLEHELDHQIRTPVKYQEFQLADTTRIGGTIGYLPPESFQRRGSATSKSDVFSFGIVVLEIVSGRRAMDLAFQDDQIILLDWIRRLSDEGMVLKAGDSRLVDGSYKLSDMERLIHLGLLCTLNDPQSRPNMKWVLEVLSDNLCTKLPDLPSFKLHRLYISLSSSSSNMTTSRSSNATITTTTTTAASSSSTFLTAKEETMYTTAEYGSTDVSSSAEYEKSDVSPFTDYASTDIRSEDNKSKRRLNMFPVIETPREISFKEIISATKNFADSRRVAEVDFGTAYYGILDNNHHVLVKRLGMKTCPALRARFTNELQNLGNLRHRNLVQLRGWCTEQGEMLVVYDYSATRLLSHNLQHYHQRKGLPILKWHHRYNIVKSLASAIHYLHEEWDEQVIHRNITSSSIVLDGDMNPRLGSFALAEFLTRNEEGHHVVAAKNYSVNGIFGYMAPEYMEFGEPTTMADVYSFGVVVLEVVSGQMAVDFSQPEVLLVKRVQKIKGGKMQYAELADWRMDGEYDHKELVRMAKLGLACTHSDPKLRPSIKDIVRILDGCDKCFLEKGQKKETKEEWKENNYASLALIRRIQALGVQ from the coding sequence ATGCAGCTTAACAATCTTTGCTTTATATTACCTGCAGATTCTATAGACCAGAAAGATGAAACACTACATGAAGTGAAACAGAGAGACCATTATGCTCAGATTCTTAAGGCTCTGCGAAAATCGATTTACAGGTTTTTTGTGGTAAAATGGGCTAGTTTCTGTGGACCAAGAAAACAGCCCTCTCCTAGTCTGTTTCATGACATGGAGGGGGTTCAGATTTTGGACAAGGTTGGGGCGAATAATCCCAGAACGTTTAGCTTCGCGGAGCTTTACATTGGCACGAAGGGCTTTAGCCCGGACGAGGTTCTTGGAAGTGGAGGCTTTGGGAGGGTGTATAAGGCTGTTTTGCCTAGTGATAACTCAGTTGTTGCTGTCAAGTGTTTGATGCAGAGGGGTGAGCGGTTTGAGAAGACTTTCGCGGCTGAGCTGGTGGCTGTGGCTCATTTACGCCACAGGAATCTTGTGAGCCTGAGAGGCTGGTGTGTTCATGATGATCAGTTGCTGCTTGTTTATGAGTACATGCCTAACAGGAGCCTTGATCGTGTGCTATTTAAGCGACAGGAGAGCGTGGCAACGCCTGTGATCCTCGGGTGGAATAGGAGAGTTAATATCATTGGTGGCCTGGCAACTGCACTTTTTTATTTACATGAGCAATTGGAGACGCAGATCATTCACAGGGATGTGAAGACTAGTAATGTTATGTTGGATTCCAATTTTAACGCGAGGCTTGGGGACTTTGGATTGGCTAGATGGCTAGAGCATGAGCTTGATCACCAAATCAGGACACCGGTGAAGTACCAGGAGTTTCAATTGGCAGACACTACGCGAATTGGAGGCACAATTGGATACTTGCCTCCAGAGAGCTTCCAGAGACGCGGCTCTGCTACCTCAAAATCTGATGTTTTTAGTTTTGGGATTGTTGTGCTGGAGATTGTCTCGGGGAGACGAGCAATGGACCTTGCATTCCAAGATGATCAGATTATTCTGCTGGATTGGATACGAAGGCTTTCTGATGAAGGAATGGTCTTAAAAGCAGGGGATAGTCGCCTTGTGGACGGGTCTTACAAGCTTTCTGACATGGAACGCTTGATTCATCTAGGCCTCCTATGCACACTAAATGATCCACAATCTAGGCCAAACATGAAATGGGTGTTGGAAGTTCTTTCTGACAATCTCTGCACCAAATTGCCAGACCTTCCGTCGTTCAAGCTTCATCgtctatatatatctctatctTCTTCAAGCAGCAACATGACTACCTCGCGGTCATCCAATGCCACCATCACAACCACTACTACCACTGCTGCCTCGAGCTCATCGACCTTTCTGACAGCCAAGGAAGAGACCATGTACACAACTGCTGAATATGGAAGCACTGATGTCAGCTCCTCTGCTGAATATGAAAAATCTGATGTTAGCCCTTTTACTGATTATGCAAGCACTGACATCAGGTCTGAGGACAACAAGAGTAAACGTCGACTAAATATGTTCCCGGTTATTGAAACTCCAAGGGAAATTAGCTTCAAGGAAATCATTTCTGCTACTAAAAACTTTGCGGATTCCAGAAGGGTAGCTGAAGTAGACTTTGGGACTGCTTATTATGGCATTCTTGACAATAATCACCATGTCTTGGTGAAAAGGCTAGGCATGAAAACGTGTCCTGCACTTCGGGCAAGATTCACTaatgaactccagaatttgggGAATTTGCGCCATAGGAACTTAGTACAACTCCGTGGATGGTGCACTGAACAAGGAGAGATGCTAGTTGTCTATGATTACTCCGCGACTCGCCTTTTAAGTCACAATCTACAGCATTACCACCAAAGAAAAGGCCTTCCAATTCTGAAATGGCATCACCGGTACAACATAGTGAAATCACTTGCTTCTGCCATTCATTATCTCCATGAAGAATGGGATGAGCAAGTGATCCACAGAAACATAACCTCATCATCTATTGTTCTCGATGGAGATATGAACCCGAGGCTTGGCAGCTTTGCACTTGCTGAATTCTTGACAAGAAACGAGGAAGGTCACCATGTTGTTGCTGCCAAAAACTATTCTGTTAATGGGATATTTGGCTACATGGCACCAGAGTACATGGAGTTTGGGGAGCCAACCACAATGGCCGATGTTTATAGCTTCGGTGTAGTGGTTCTTGAGGTGGTTAGTGGACAGATGGCTGTGGACTTCAGCCAGCCCGAGGTACTTTTGGTTAAGAGAGTCCAGAAAATCAAGGGAGGGAAAATGCAATACGCGGAGCTTGCAGACTGGAGGATGGATGGAGAGTATGATCACAAGGAACTCGTGAGGATGGCGAAACTTGGCCTGGCCTGCACACACTCTGACCCGAAGCTGAGACCGAGCATCAAGGATATTGTCAGAATACTAGATGGTTGTGATAAGTGCTTCCTTGAGAAAGGGCAGAAGAAGGAGACTAAAGAAGAATGGAAGGAAAACAATTACGCCTCATTAGCGCTGATTAGAAGGATCCAGGCTCTAGGGGTACAGTGA